The following is a genomic window from Streptomyces sp. NBC_01381.
CGTCCACACGGGATGGTCGGCGGGAAGCAGCAGGCCGAGGAAGCCCTTGCTGGCCCAGTACGGCGACGCCGGACCCGAGTAGGCCTGCGTCGAGGGCAGGAACGTGCCGTACCAGCCGAGCGGAAGCAGCCCGCGCTCGTCCGGGACGCCGCGCTCCACGAAGTGCCGTGCGGTGCCGGAGGCGAGCCGCCGGGTGAGGCCGGGGGCCAGTGGTGTGCAGTCCGCGAGGGCGCCCATCCAGACGGGCGCGGTCGCCGCGAAGCGGTAGGTGAGGGAGCGGCCCTGGTGGACGGGGGCGCCGTCGGCGCCGAAGAAGTGCGGGTAGGCGGCGAGGAATTGGTACAGCCGCTCGCGGTAGACCTTGCCTCGCCCGCCGTCCTCCTCCGCACCGGCCATCCGCGCCCACAGCAGCGGGTACAGGTGCATCGCCCAGCCGATGTAGTAGTCGAAGTTGCGCCCGTCGCCGTCGCTGTACCAGCCGTTGCCGCGGTACCAGTCCTCGATGCGGTCCAGGCCGCCGCCGATGTCCGACCGGCTGTGCGGGGCGCCGACGGAGGCCAGGAACTGTTCGGACACCACCTGGAAGAGCCGCCAGTTGTTGTCCCAGGTCTTGCCCCCGACGAAGCCGGAGAACCAGTCGACGACCCGCTCCTGGACCCGGGGGTCGAGCCTGTCCCAGATCCAGGGGCGGGTCTCGTGCAGCCCGATCGCGATGGACGCCGCCTCCACCATCTGCTGGGAGCAGTCGGTGAGTTCGGGCCAGGCCTCGCCGCCCGCGACGTCACGGTCCGTGCCCGTTGTCAGACCCTGCGTATAGCGTTCTATGAGGTGAGGGTCCACCTCACCGCCGGCTCCGGCGATCCGGAACGAAGCGAGGAGAAATGACCGTGCGTACCCTTCGAGCCCGTCCGACACGACCCCCGACCAACTGCCCCGGCCCGGCAGGCGGTACTGCGCGAAGTTCGGCGTCGCGTACGGGACGAGCGCCGCCAACTGCCGGTCGGCGAGCGCCTCCCAGTGCGACCGGGTCCAGCCCGTGAGCGGGGACAGGACGCGGTCG
Proteins encoded in this region:
- a CDS encoding DUF2264 domain-containing protein, producing the protein MPAPHLTLPPTDRVLSPLTGWTRSHWEALADRQLAALVPYATPNFAQYRLPGRGSWSGVVSDGLEGYARSFLLASFRIAGAGGEVDPHLIERYTQGLTTGTDRDVAGGEAWPELTDCSQQMVEAASIAIGLHETRPWIWDRLDPRVQERVVDWFSGFVGGKTWDNNWRLFQVVSEQFLASVGAPHSRSDIGGGLDRIEDWYRGNGWYSDGDGRNFDYYIGWAMHLYPLLWARMAGAEEDGGRGKVYRERLYQFLAAYPHFFGADGAPVHQGRSLTYRFAATAPVWMGALADCTPLAPGLTRRLASGTARHFVERGVPDERGLLPLGWYGTFLPSTQAYSGPASPYWASKGFLGLLLPADHPVWTERELPLPVEESDQYTALPEPGWLLHGTRHDGIVRLVNHGSDHNPLEGPAADDPHYAKFGYSTATAPETAPRAWHRTVDGHLALLAPDGTPSRRRRIHPLSCAERTAASRHDVQLPGFDGEFPIETTSVLHGPWEIRVHRVQAPAGVTVREGGYAVADGTRPYAERGPGWALTRTESGLTSAVVALHGWDEEAGIAREVAANAFGPHSATPYLTRAGHAGGASVHVTLVALSQDTVLPTALRESISCAVDGDRARVRFPDGAVLEV